A window of Candidatus Effluviviaceae Genus V sp. genomic DNA:
GCCTCGAAGGGAAACGTCAGCGACGAGGAGACCGCGTCCGCGCCCGTCTCGCCCTCGATGGTCGCCGGATAGGGGTCCGTCAGGGCCATCGGCTCCTCGCCGTATCCGAAGACCGAGACACAGTCGCCGGACCCGACCTCGGCCAGGAACTCCCGGACCGAGGTGACCGTCGCGTCTCCCCGCCCCCCGTACCGCATGGTACCGGTGCAGTCGATCAGCAGAACGTAGTCGGCTCCCGCCTCCGCCCCCGATGCGACGCGCACCAGGAAGGCCGACATGAAGACGACAACAAGCAGCAGGCTCATCAACCTCATTCGAATCCGCATATCCATGATCACTCCCCCTGTCGCGGCAGACGTCCGGGGCCGCTCGCGCGGGCCCGGAGAGTTCTGTGCGAGCGAGCGTCACCAGGAAGCCCGTCGAAGCTGAGAGACCATCCACATAGCGCCCCTCATCGTAGATACCGCACTTGCACAAGCCATGCCACGTGCCGAACGCTTCAGTAAGTCCCGCATGGACTGTCTCTTACACATCTCTGTCGGATGCCATCCTGCGCGAACTGGACTTTCGGTGCGCCCAACCACGCAGAACGCCTCCCGGACTGGCGCGCGCAGCCCTTCTGTGCGACAATCGCCCGACGGCTCCCCGTCAACACCGGTCACGGTGGGACCAGGGCCCTCACCACCCGCACGCCAACCCGGAGGACACGATGCGTCCATCGCTCCACTTCCTCGAAAAGGACCTGATCGAACGGATCATCGCGGAGGCGCTCGACATCCTTGCGACCGTCGGGCTCGAGGTTCAGAACGACAACGCGGTGACCCTTCTCGTGGACAACGGAGCCGGACGCGACGCCTCGAGCGGACGCATCACGCTTCCTGAGACGCTCGTCATGGAGTCGGTCGGCAAGGCGCCGGACGGCTTCAAGCTCTACGACGTCCTGGGCGACGAGACCCACGACCTCTCGGGCGACACCGTTCACTTCACCCCGGGCTCCTCCGGCATCCACGTGCTCGACCACGCGACCGGCGAGATGCGCCCCGCCGTCACGACCGACTTCGTCGACTTCACGAAGCTCGTCTCCCGGCTGGATGAGATCGACGCGCAGAGCACGTCGTTCATCTCGTCGGATGTTCCAGAGCCGATCCAGGACAGCTACCGTCTGTTCCTGTGCCTCAGCTACTGCGAGAAGCCGGTCGTCACGGGCGCGTTCACGATCGAGTCGTACGCCGTCATGCGGGACATGCAGCTGGCGGTCCGCGGATCGGCCGAGGCGCTCCGCGAGAAGCCGCTCACGGTCTTCTCGGTCTGCCCCACGGCTCCGCTCAAGTGGAGCGACGTCACGGCACAGAACCTACTGGACTGCGCCGCCGATTCGGTCCCCGTCGAGTACATCTCGATGCCGCTCATCGGGTTCATGGGCCCTGTCACGATCGTCGGAAGCCTCGTGCAGCACACAGCCGAGACACTCTCGGGCATCGTGCTGAGCCAGCTCGCGAACCCCGGCACCCCGGTCCTCTACGGCGGTTCTCCCGCGGCGTTCGACATCCGGTACGAGACGACGCCGATGGGCGCCATCGAAACACAGATGATGGACTGCGCATACAGCGAGATCGGAAAGCACCTCGGGCTTCCCACGCAGGCCTACATCAGCCTCTCGGATGCGAAGGCGCTCGACGCGCAGGCGGGGCTCGAAAGCTCGATGGGCGCGACGCTCGCCGCGCTTTCGGGCATCAACAGCGTCTCCGGTCCGGGGATGCTCGACTTCGAGAGCTGCATCAGTCCCGAGAAGCTCGTCGTCGACAACGAGATCTGCGGCCTCGTGCGGCGTATGGTCTCGGGGATCGAGCCGAGGGACGATTTCCCTGCGCGGCCGATCTTCGAGGAGATGCTGCGCGACGGGCATCTGCTCATCGCAGATCACACCAGGAAGCACCTCCGCGCGGAGCACCACTTCCCCGGACCGGTCATCGCCAGGGCCAACCTCGCCCGCTGGCGCGACGAGGGCAGCACGACGCTCGGAGAGCGTGCCCACGCTGAAGTCGAGAAGCACCTGGCGGCCTTCGAGCAGTCCCGGCTCGACGACGAGACGAAGCGGGAGCTCCTGTCGCTCATGACCCACGAGGCTGCGAAGCACGGTCTGGACGAACTGCCGGAGCGCGAGGCGTGAGCCGGGTCTACGATGTTCCAGTGCACGAGATCACGCCGGGCTCGGAAACCGTCTTCCGTGCCCTGGGCGTCCCTTCGGACCGGGAGCCGACGGAACAGGCCTCCGGCGTGTTCGAGCAGTCGCTGCGGGTGTTCAGAGACCTCTGTCGGGCCCGGGGCATCGCCCGCGACGTCGATGCCGACACGTTCGCGCGCATCTACGACGGCGAAGGCGACAACGAGAGCCCGGCGCCGCTCGAGATGATCTTCCCGCGCGCGGAGCAGTTGACTCTCTTCGTCGTCACGCTGGGCCACGAGCTCTCGGACCGCATCCGTGCGCTCTTCGACGAGGGAGACATCGCGCTCGGAGCGACCCTCGATGCCGTCGCCTCCGAGGGGACGGAGCTGGCGGCCGAGTGGCTCGAGCGGCGTCTCGACGATGAGTGGGCCGCGGCCGGCGGCCTCAGCGAAGGCGCTGTCTCGCTCCGCTACAGCCCCGGCTACTGTGGCTGGAACGTGACCGGCCAGCGCGCCCTCTTCGCGGAGCTCCGGCCCGAGGCCATCGACGTGCGGCTCAACGAGAGCTGTCTGATGGAACCGCTGAAGTCGATATCGGGCGTCGTCGTCACGGGGCCTCCCGCGATCCACCGTTTCGACGACGACTACGCGTTCTGTTCAGTTTGCAGGACCAGGGAGTGTCGCGCGCGCATCGACGCCCTTGATGCGGCGGCGACCGACGACAACTGACGAACCACGATGGGAGACCGCATGGAGATCCTGACGACGATCGCATCGGAGCTCGAGGCCGGCAACGACGAGGCCGTTCGAAATCTGACGCAGTCCGCCATCGAGGAGGGAGTTGAGCCGAAGACCGTTCTCGATGAGGGGCTTATCGCCGGGATGCAGGTCGTCGGCGAGAGGTTCCAGAACCACGAGATCTTCCTGCCGGACGTGTTGCTGGCCGCGCGGGCCATGAACGCCGGCGTCGACCTTCTGAAGCCTCTTCTCGGCGACGCGGAGAACACGTCGCGCGGCACCATCGTCATCGGGACCATGAAGGGCGACCTTCACGACATCGGGAAGAACCTCGTCGGCATCATGCTTGGAGGCGCGGGATTCAACGTCGTCGATCTGGGAAAGGACGTGCCTCCCGAGCGCTTCGTCTCTGCGGCCCGCGAGTCGGAGGCAGGCGTCGTCGGCATGTCGGCACTCCTGACGACGACCATGCCGACGATGAAGAACGTCGTCTCTCTGCTTGAGAAGGAAGGGCTCTCCGGGAAGGTCAAGACGATCGTCGGCGGCGCGCCGGTATCCGAGCAGTTCGCCCGGGACATCGGTGCCGACGCCTACGGCTTCGACGCGGCGAACGCAGTCGATCGCGTCAGGGAGCTCATGGCATGAGCAGACGGGAGTTCCGGGACCGACTGGGTGACGGCTCGGTCATCGTCGCCGACGGCGCGACCGGCAGCCTTCTCATGGAGCGCGGCCTCGAGCCCGGGGCGGCCCCGGAGACGCTTAATCTCGAGCGGCCGGAGGTCGTGAGCGAGGTCACCCGTCTCTACGCCGAGGCGGGCGCCGAGCTCGTGCACACGAACACGTTTGGAGCATCGCCACTCAAGCTCGCCGGATACGGCCTCGAGGACAGGGTTGACGACATCAACCGGCGCGCCGTTGAGGCTGCACGTGACGCCGCCGGCGACCGAGCGTATGTGTCGGCGTCGGTCGGTCCCTCCGGGCGGATCCTCGAGCCCTACGGCGACACGGCCGCCGTCGAACTGCGGCGCAGCTTCCACCGCCAGCTCGAGGCGCTCCTCGAGGCCGGCGTCGACGCCATCACCGTCGAGACGATGACCGATCACAACGAGGCCACGCTCGCCGTTCGGGCCGCGCGCGAATTGTCGGAGGACATCCCGGTCCTGGCTACGATGACATTCGATGCGACGCCGAGAGGGTTCCACACCATCATGGGCACGGACGTCCGCGGCGCCGCGAGCGGACTCCTGACGGCCGGCGCCGACGTCGTCGGCTCGAACTGCGGAAACGGCTCCGAGACGATGGTCGAGGTCGCGAGGGCCTTCCGCGAGGCAACCGACGCTCCGCTTCTCATCCAGCCGAACGCGGGAGCACCGCAGCTCGTCGACGGCGAGGTCGTCTACCCGGAGACGCCGGAGTTCATGGCCGAACAGGCGAGGCTGCTCGCGGAGGCTGGCGTTCTCATCATCGGCGGCTGCTGCGGCACGACGCCGGAACACATCCGGGCGGTCCGGGAGAGCGTCGGCACCTGACGCGCACGACGTCCTCCCAAGAGACACTTGTGGTGGGGTTCATAGAAGCACCAGGGCCGCTCCCGTGACGGGAGCGGCCCTGTCGTTCCGCGATCTGCCTGCGATCGAGCGGGTGCTTAGAGCTTCGTGACGTTCTCGGCCGCCGGACCCTTCTCGCCCTGGACGACGTCGAACTGCACGCGGTCGCCCTCGGTCAGCGTCTTGTAGTCGTCGTCGGTCTGGATCGCCGAGAAGTGCACGAAGACGTCCTTCGAACCGTCGTCGAGCTCGATGAAGCCGAAGCCCTTGCTGTCATTGAACCACTTCACTGTTCCGGTCGTGCTCACGCTGATCTACCTCTCTCTTCTCGTCGGGGAACCAAGGGGCCCTTCCGACGTCTGTCCTGCCGGACGGCGGACCATCCGCTGCCGGCTGCCTCATTCGCGGGACCCACCTTGAGCCCCGACAGGTGACGCCACGACGTCGACGAACCTCCGAAGCCGCGGAGCGAGAGCCCCTCTCCTGCGCAAAAGGGACCGGCTTCGTGCGCCAGTCCCTCCATCAAGAGTCTTCGGATATGTCGCCATACCGACGTGGTCGCCTCTGCTGAGTGATAGTGTAATCCAGCGGTCGCATTCCGTCAAGTTGAATCGACGGAATCTCAACCGGGCCGGGGGTTCGGGTCCCAGACCGGCCGTCCGACCCACCTGCCCCCGATTCCTCCAGGGGAGCGGCTCCGGGCGGACCGGTCCCTCACTGGCCGGCAGGAATGAACGCGCCCGAGTGGCCGACCGCTCAGAATAGTGATGAGCCTGACCTCGGCGCATGCTATAATAGCAGAGTTGTGTGTTATCACAGGGGACTGCCCCTTCCCGCGGGGCTTTCGCCCGCTACCGCATCTGGAAGGGAGCTCCGTGTGATGAGATACGCTATCACCCTGACCGCCATCATCCTGCTTGCCGCAGGGTCCGCGCAGGCCCACATGGTCCTCGGCATGGATGTCGGCGATCTCAAGCCAACCAGCGCAGCACAGCGAGAGCCCTGTCCGCTGCTCGAGCAGTGCGAGTCGATCGGGCTCGGCCCGGCCGGGCTTGCCTGGGATGGAACGCACCTCTGGATCGGCGGAGGCCTGGGGAACTCCAATATCTACAAGTACGACATCGGCACCTGCTCCGTGGTGACTTCCTTCGCGGCGCCGAGCGCTGGATGGCTCGATGCGATCAGCGGCCTTGCATGGGACGGGACGAATCTCTGGTGCCACCCCGAGGAAACGGGCCTTATCTATAAGCTCGATCCATCCGACGGGTCGGTCCTCGACTCGTTCGAGGCCCCGTCCTATGGAGATACCGACCCCAACGGAGGCGGACTCGCCTGGGACGGCACGTACCTCTGGCACGTGAACTCGGTCAGCAACATCATCTACAAGCTCGATCCGGCCGACTGCAGCATCCTCGACTCGTTCAGCATCCCTGCCGGCTACTCGAGCGGTCTCGCGTACTGGGACGACAAGCTGGTCGTGGCGAACATCTCGACCGACCTGATCCATGTCATCGACCCCTCCGACGGCTCGCTCCTGTCCTCGTGCGGAGCTCCGTGCGGCCATCCATGGGGTCTCGCTCCGACCGGCGCAGCCTTCTGGCTCAGCGGACACAGCGTCACCGGCATCTTCCTCCTCGACATCTTCGGAACGCCGGTCGAGGACCGCTCGTGGGGGACCATCAAGGCCATCTACAGGTAGAGGGAAACGCGCCCGACACCGTGAGGGCCCGTCGCCACGGCGGCGGGCCCTCTGCGTCGTCCGGACCTGCCCCGGCCCGGTGGTCATGGTGTAGCCGACGCCGACGTGCTACCATCGTGCCGCATGCGCGCGACCCGCAGGTCAGCTGTTCCTGATCGAGGACAGAGCAACATGACGGACGAGACCACAAGCATGACGGACTGGTTCTCCCTGGCGGACCAGCCGCAGGAGCCGCTCTCGCCCGACGGCAGCACGCTGACGGGCGATGACCTCACCGCGTGGCGGCAGCGTTTTCGTCCGCTTCAGAAGCACCTGAAGCGTCGCGACGTGATCGTCGCGCTTTCCGGCGGCGGTATGCTTCTCCCCTGCCATGTCGGAGCGCTCCGCGTGCTCGAGCTCATCGGCGTGCCGCTCGACCGGATCTACGGGACGTCGGCCGGAGCGATCGTCGGCGGCCTCCTGGCGGCCGGGCTCTCGACCGCACAGCTCGAAGAGACGATGCTCGACGTGGAGTCGCCCGATGAGATCTTCGGCTTCGCGGCACGTTTCCCGCGCCTGAGAATAGTCACGCGCGAGGTACGGCGCGTTCTGCTCGACCTGCCTCCCGAGGAGTCGGGCATCTACGACCTGGAGCAGGTCGAGGAGTTCGTCACGAACGTCATCGCGAGATACGTCGGTCGCGTGCCGACCTTCCGCGAACTCAAGGTCGACTTCTCATGCGTTGCGCTCGATCTGGGAACCGGCGCCGTCGGTGAGGATGAGGCGCCGAAGAAGATCGTCTTCTCACGCGAAACGACGCCCGACGTCAGGATCAGTGAAGCGATCGCCGCGTCGATGGCCATACCCGGGGTCTTCCCCCCAAAGCTCATCGGTGACCATTACTACGTCGACGGAGGGGTCGTCGAGCAGCTCCCCATCGGGACAGCGCGTGAGGAGTGGGTGCGGAAGCGGCCGCGCTTCTCGAGACGAAAGCTCGCCATCGTCGGAATCGACCTGGGACCTCCCGGCGAGCCGCCCTCGACCGGCCGCCTCGGGCATCCGATGGACCTCGTGATGTACACGCAGAGGCTCCAGGGACGCGTCATCACGGAGCTCGAGCTCATACGATGCCACAACCCGCGCAGGCGGATCTCGGTCGTCCTGGTCCGTCCCGCCGCGATCGAGATCGCGCTCTACGAGATCGAGAAGATCCCGCAGGCGCTGTACGTCTCGTACGTCGAGACCGTGCGCCAGCTCGAGGGCGACGGCTTTCTCGACGTCACCGACCGCGAGATCGAGGGCGCGAGAGAGGCGTTCGGGATCTGCTCGGAGTGAACCCGTTCAACAGCGCCACGTGACGTGCCTGGAACGTCGGTGCTTCCGACGAGATGCCGGTGGTCCTTCTCGGTGAACCTCCGAAGGTAGCGACCTTCCGGTTGATCGACGCATCGAAGTATAAGGGGCGAGCCGATTCCAGAGAGCCCTTCATGGCACGCGAGCTGTTCTGTGTTATAATGGGGTACTGGAGGCAATCTGCCCGATGGCAGCTCTCAGAAAGGTGACGTGTATCAATGTTCAGAGGCCCACTCAGCCACGTCGCGGCCGTCCTCCTGCTGTCCGCTCTCGTAGCAGCCCCCGTGGCGGCAGTGGAAGTGACCTTTCAGGTCCGGATGGCCTATCAGGTCGAGCTCGGCCTCTTCGACCCGGAAGAGGACTTCGTTGACATCGCGGGGACCTTCAACAGCTGGGGTGACGATCTTACGCCGCTCGCCGATGCCGACGGCGATACGATCTACGAGGTCACCCTCGACGGCTTCGCCCCCGACGAGTACATCGAGTACAAGTACCGTCTGAACGGCGAGTGGGGCGGCACGGAGGAGTTCCCGGGCGCCGGGAACAACCGCGTCTACACCGTGCCGGCGTCCGACGACACGGTCCTCGTGTGGTACAACGACATGGAACCGGGCGGCGGCGTCGATCCCACGCAGCTGGAGTGGTGGAACGACTGCGTCTTCTACGAGATCTTCGTCCGGAGCTTCTACGACAGCGACGGCGACGGCATCGGCGACTTCCAGGGACTGACGCAGAAGCTCGACTACCTGAACGACGGCGACCCCGCCACGACGGACGATCTCGGCATCACCGGCATCTGGCTCATGCCGATCCACGACAGCCCCACGTACCACGGCTACGACGCGGTCGACTATCGCTCGATCAACCCCGACTACGGCACTATGGCCGACTTCGAGGCGTTCCTCGCGGCCGCCCACGACCGCGGCATCAAGGTCATCATCGACTACGTGATGAACCACTGCTCCAACCAGCACCCGTGGTTCGTCGCCTCGGCGAACGAGGACCCCCAGTATCGCGACTTCTTCACCTGGTCACCCACCGACCCCGGTCAGACCGGACCCTGGGGCCAGCAGGTCTGGCATTGGGACGGCGACGAGTGGTACTACGGCCTCTTCTGGAGCGGCATGCCGGATCTCAACTACGAGACGCCCGCGGTCAAGGACACGATGTTCCAGATCGCGTCCTACTGGCTCGATGATGTCGGTGTCGACGGCTTCCGGCTCGATGCCATCCTCTATATCCACGAGGAGGGCGACCAGCTTCAGAACACGCCGTCGACGTTCGACTTCTGGGAGGACTACAACACGTACGTGAAGTCAGTGAGGCCCGACATGCTCTCGGTCGGAGAGGCCTGGACCGGTACGAGCACCATCCTCCAGTACGTCGACGAGGGCCGCCTGGACATCTGCTTCGAATTCAACCTCGCGGGCAGCATGCTGGGTGCGGTCAACTCAGGCGACGCCAGCGGGCTCACCGGATTCGCGGACTGGGTCTACAACAGCTACCCGTACCTCCAGTACGCGACGTTCCTGACGAACCACGACCAGAACCGCACGTTCACGGTGGTTGGTGAGGACGAGGGCAAGGCGAAGGCCGCCGCCGGGCTCTACCTGACCCTCCCGGGGGTACCCTTCCTCTACTACGGCGAGGAGATCGGGATGACGGGCGCGGGGGACCATCTGAACATCAGGACGCCGATGCAGTGGACCGACGGCGAGGACGCGGGGTTCACGACCGGTACGCCGTGGAGGAACGTGAACCCTGACTACGTCGACCGCAATGTCGCCGACGAGGCCGCCGATCCGGGCTCGCTCCTCGAGTGGTACAGGAAGCTCATCCACGTCCGGAACGCCTCTCCGGCACTCCGGGCCGGTGAGCACCACCCTCTCGCGAGCTCCACCTCTCAGGTGATGGCGTTCGTCCGTGAGCACGAGCAGCAGATGCTCCTCTGCATGACGAATACCTCGGCGACGCCTTTGAGCAACATCACGCTCACTGGCTCCGTCGACTCGCTCGTGCCCGGCGACTACACGCTGGTCAACCTGCTCGACCCCGCCGACACACTCGACGTGACCGTCACCTCGTCCCACGAGATCATGGGACTCGAGCTGGCCGCCTACGAGACCGTCGTCTACCAGGTCTACCCCGGCTCAGGCGTCGACCCCGGAGACGGCGATACCGGGAACAAGCTCCGGCTGGGACGGAACCACCCGAATCCGTTCGCCCCATCGACGACGATCGGCTTCTCACTACCCGCGACGTCGCATGTCGACCTCAGGGTCTACGACGTCGCGGGCCGCGAAGTCGCCGTCCTTCTCGACGACGTGCGGTCCGGAGGTCCGCACGAGGTCACGTGGGACGGCTCCGGCAAGGATGGAGGAAAGCTGGGGGCGGGAGTCTATTTCGTGCGTTTGTCGGCCCGGGACGAGACCAGAACCTCCAGGATCACGCTGCTGCGCTAGCCTGGACGCACAGGCAGTCGTTCGTGTGAAGACCCGCCCGGAAAGGCGGGTTCTGTGTTGTTGGAGCGGCCGCACCACATACCGAGGCCCCGGTCGGATCGACCGGGGCCTCGCTCACCGCAGCCTGAGAGGTGAGGCTGCATCCGCCGGCGCCAGCCCAGGGCCGGCGGTCCGGCAACTACCTGTAGAGCGACTTGATCGCCGACCAGCTCAGCTCCTCAACGGGGTTCACGGCGACCTGGACGCACCCGCAGATCTCGTGAGGCTCAGCGCCAGCGCCGTCACCATCTACACACCAGAAGATCGGCGTTCCGTACAGGACGTCGGCGACTCTGACGTCGATCGAGATCGTCGTCCCCTCGCCGGGCAGGAGCTCTCCCTGACCGCCGTCGTTGTCCTCCCAGATGGCGGTGTGGTTGATGAGCGGGACGAACATGTCCCAGCTCGGTGTTCCGGACGCGATCTCGTCGTATGCCATCGTCCCGGGATAGAGCGTGTAGCCGTCCGGGAACGAGACGTGCACGGTCGCGATGGCCTCACCGTCAGGCGACGCGCACTGCACCCAGAATGTGAACGTGTACGTCTCTCCGGGGACGATCTCCGTCGGCCCCGACATCATCACGTACGAGTCGGTCAGGTCCGCACACACACCACCCGCAAGACAGAGCAGGCACAGCACCGCAATCACAGAGTTCCTCATGTCTCCCTCCCTCGTCTGCGGGCTGTCTGCCAACCCCCGCGTATGGCTGACGCCCTTGCATTATGATGTCTTCATTGTCTCACGGTGGGAAGGCGAAGTCAACGGGAACTTCGTCTTATCTTACGAACCTGTCGCTCAACAATCGGGTTTTCACTTCGGTGCATGGAATGACCCGACAGTCAGTCTTCCTCCTGCCGCGAGCCCGGTCTCCGGTCGAGCTGTGTCACGACTCGCCTGCGTCCCGAAAACCCGCTGGGACGGAGCCTGTTGAGGGGGTAGGCTCAGGGATGTGTCGGTCCAGCGGAGGGCCCGGACAGGGCCCTCGAGCAAGAGGAGCCGAGGAGGTTATCGTGAAGCGGGCACAGCTGTTCGCGACCGTGTTGACAACGGCACTCGTGTGGTCCCTTGTCGCCTCGCCCCTCGCCGCGGCGACGGCCCGAGGCGTCGTCTACGAAGACCTGAACGGCAATGAGCTGCGAGATGCCGGAGAACCCGGCATCCCCGGCGTCCGGGTCTCGAACGGGAGGGAGATCACGGTTACCGACACCGACGGACACTACCGTCTTCCGGTCGGTGACGACGCGATCCTCTTCGTCATCAAACCGCGCGGCTGGCGCACGCCTCTCGACCACCACAATCTGCCCGTCTTCTACTCCATTCACCGACCCGACGGCTCGCCGGACCTTCACTACCACGGTATCGAACCGACGGGGCCGCTCCCGGACTCCGTCGACTTCCCGCTCTATCCTCAGAACGAACCCGAGGCCTTTCACGCTATCCTCTTCGGCGACACGCAGCCGAGAAACCAGCAGGAGATCGACTACCTTGCGCACGACATCGTCGAGGAGGTCATCGGAACGGATGCCTCGTTCGGTGTGACGCTGGGCGACATCATGTTCGACGACCTGTCGCTCTTCGAGAGGCTGAACGCGACCGTCGCGCTCATCGGCATCCCCTGGTACAACGTCGTCGGCAACCACGACATCAACTTCGACGCCCACGACGACCACCATTCGAACGCGACCTTCGAGAGCGTGTACGGCCCGCCGTACTACTCGTTCGACTACGGGCCGGTCCACTTCCTAGTGCTCGACGACGTGAAGTGGCAGGGCAAGGTCGAGGACCCGGAGGAGTACTGGGGCGGGAACTACATCGGGGGCCTGGACGACGACCAGCTCGAGTTCATCCGGCGCGACCTCGAGATGATCGCCGAGGACCAGCTCGTCGTCCTCTTCATGCACATCCCGCTCGTCGCGAACTGGGTCGAGGAGGAGCGGGGCCGTCTCTACCGGATGATCGAGAACAGGCCCTTTGCCCTCTCGGTCTCTGCCCACTACCACACCCACGAACACGTCTTCATCACGGACGAGGACGGATGGCGGGGTCCCGCGCCGCACCACCACGTCATCAACGTGACCACCTGCGGGAGCTGGTGGTCGGGCGCGCCCGACGAGGAGGGCATCCCCCACACAACCATGCGGGACGGCGCCCCCAACGGCTACACCATCATCCACTTCGACGGAACCGCGTACGCGATCGATTTCAAGGCCGCCAGACGTTCGGCGGACGAGCAGATGCACATCTGG
This region includes:
- a CDS encoding cold-shock protein, producing MSVSTTGTVKWFNDSKGFGFIELDDGSKDVFVHFSAIQTDDDYKTLTEGDRVQFDVVQGEKGPAAENVTKL
- a CDS encoding T9SS type A sorting domain-containing protein; this translates as MFRGPLSHVAAVLLLSALVAAPVAAVEVTFQVRMAYQVELGLFDPEEDFVDIAGTFNSWGDDLTPLADADGDTIYEVTLDGFAPDEYIEYKYRLNGEWGGTEEFPGAGNNRVYTVPASDDTVLVWYNDMEPGGGVDPTQLEWWNDCVFYEIFVRSFYDSDGDGIGDFQGLTQKLDYLNDGDPATTDDLGITGIWLMPIHDSPTYHGYDAVDYRSINPDYGTMADFEAFLAAAHDRGIKVIIDYVMNHCSNQHPWFVASANEDPQYRDFFTWSPTDPGQTGPWGQQVWHWDGDEWYYGLFWSGMPDLNYETPAVKDTMFQIASYWLDDVGVDGFRLDAILYIHEEGDQLQNTPSTFDFWEDYNTYVKSVRPDMLSVGEAWTGTSTILQYVDEGRLDICFEFNLAGSMLGAVNSGDASGLTGFADWVYNSYPYLQYATFLTNHDQNRTFTVVGEDEGKAKAAAGLYLTLPGVPFLYYGEEIGMTGAGDHLNIRTPMQWTDGEDAGFTTGTPWRNVNPDYVDRNVADEAADPGSLLEWYRKLIHVRNASPALRAGEHHPLASSTSQVMAFVREHEQQMLLCMTNTSATPLSNITLTGSVDSLVPGDYTLVNLLDPADTLDVTVTSSHEIMGLELAAYETVVYQVYPGSGVDPGDGDTGNKLRLGRNHPNPFAPSTTIGFSLPATSHVDLRVYDVAGREVAVLLDDVRSGGPHEVTWDGSGKDGGKLGAGVYFVRLSARDETRTSRITLLR
- a CDS encoding metallophosphoesterase — protein: MFATVLTTALVWSLVASPLAAATARGVVYEDLNGNELRDAGEPGIPGVRVSNGREITVTDTDGHYRLPVGDDAILFVIKPRGWRTPLDHHNLPVFYSIHRPDGSPDLHYHGIEPTGPLPDSVDFPLYPQNEPEAFHAILFGDTQPRNQQEIDYLAHDIVEEVIGTDASFGVTLGDIMFDDLSLFERLNATVALIGIPWYNVVGNHDINFDAHDDHHSNATFESVYGPPYYSFDYGPVHFLVLDDVKWQGKVEDPEEYWGGNYIGGLDDDQLEFIRRDLEMIAEDQLVVLFMHIPLVANWVEEERGRLYRMIENRPFALSVSAHYHTHEHVFITDEDGWRGPAPHHHVINVTTCGSWWSGAPDEEGIPHTTMRDGAPNGYTIIHFDGTAYAIDFKAARRSADEQMHIWTPEPIPRRHVEHTEVLANVYNGSEHSEVSYRIVGATDWMPMEMVRRPDPYYRAMKDREPEEGPTDWRALPRATDSPHLWRALLPEGLDVGQYVLEVRETDMWGREHSGKRSIRVE
- a CDS encoding cobalamin-binding protein codes for the protein MEILTTIASELEAGNDEAVRNLTQSAIEEGVEPKTVLDEGLIAGMQVVGERFQNHEIFLPDVLLAARAMNAGVDLLKPLLGDAENTSRGTIVIGTMKGDLHDIGKNLVGIMLGGAGFNVVDLGKDVPPERFVSAARESEAGVVGMSALLTTTMPTMKNVVSLLEKEGLSGKVKTIVGGAPVSEQFARDIGADAYGFDAANAVDRVRELMA